TCGAAGTGCCTCGCGTGCGTCTTGATGCTCCTCGTAGACCGATAGGGACGTCAGTCCGTTGTAACCGGGGAGTAGGTAAGCTACCGGACAGTCGAATGCCCTTGCGAGTCCGGCCAGTTGGGCGCTCGATGGGTTCGCCTTGACACCGTTCAGAAGGTCGTTCACGACCTGGTGGGTCATCGCCGGCTTGCCGCCGGGAGTCTCGGCCGTGGCGGCGGCGATGGCGCGCGTGCTTGGGGTCTTCCCGTCCGTGCCACGCTTCCTGCTGAGTAGCACAGCGAGCTTGCTGGCGAGGGGGGTGTCCGGGCCGAGCGGCATTGTGCTGGCTACTCCTAGTGATGCGGGCAGGCCCGACCTGACGGTGGACAGTGGATGTTGTGCGCACTCAGTATCACTGTGGGGCAGCTGTGGCGGACGGTGCACTGCAATGTCTATGTTGGTTGACAATAGGTGACGCTCGAAGCAAGATCTATAACGTAAAGCGTAGTAAGCGCGTGCTCGGCATGCGGGGCCGCCACCTCACTTCGCCTCCTAGGGTGCAGGATCGCGACAGGCGCCCAGATGGGCCCAATGTGTGCCGCTGACTCGCTTGTGTGGGGATCTAAGTGGGCCGCGCGTCATGGAGGCGGAACGCTGTAACGCCGGGAGGGCGCGGGTGGGGATCGAGCTGGATCGAGTGCTGGCCCGACTGGAGGAGTCGGGTGGCACGGAAAACGTCATTCTGGATGGCGAAGCGGCGCTCGGCGTGCTTGGGGCTCTGGCGGTCGTCGATCCGAAACGGGTCGGCTGTGACGTGGAGCGTGTGAGCGGTGCTGCTGCAAGTTGATCTGCGCGAGTAGTCGGGGGCGGGCCCCAGGAGGGGCCCGCCCCCACACGTCTGACCTGCGAAAACTTCTCGAAAATTGTGGACCTCCACTCTGAATGCATATAGAATAGAACCACAAGGAGGGGGAAAGAAGAAGCCCCCACCGACCTCTTGGAGATCAAAATGTCGCACAAGTACGCCGCCCTGAAGATGCGCCAGATCCACCGCAACCCGAACCAGCCCCGCAAGACCTTCGACGAGGACGCGCTGAACGAGCTGGCCGAGTCGATCAAGGAGCACGGCCTGCTCCAGCCGATCGTCGTCCGGAAGGTGGCGGAGGGTTACGAGCTCGTGGCCGGCGAGCGCCGCTTCCGCGCCAACGAACTCGCGGACCACATCACCATCGAGGCGAAGATCCTGCTGCCCGAGGGCGAGTCCGAGATCAGCGACATGGACTCCTTCAAGAAGGCGATGGCCGAGAACCTGAACCGCGAGGACATGCTCCCGCTGGAGGAGGCGCGCGGCTTCAAGAAGGTCCTGGATGAGGAGGAGGGCGCCACGCCCGCGAGCGTCGCCAAGGCGTTCTCCAAGTCGGTCCAGTTCGTCAACCAGCGCCTGGCCCTGCTCGCTCTGCGCCCCGAGATCCAGGCGGCCGTCGACCTCGGGCACATCGGCACCCAGGCCGCCGTCCAGATCGCCGCGCTCTCGAAGGAGAACCAGAAGGCGGTCTTCCAGGACTGGAAGAAGGGCGACAAGAACGACAACCAGCTCGTCCACATCGCCTACGCCATGCGCAAGCAGGAGAAGGCGGCCACCCAGGACTCCATGGTCGACGTCGAAGAGATGACCCCCGAGGAGAAGGCCGAGCGGAGTCGCGCGCAGGCCAAGACCAAGAGTGACCTCGACGCCATCGAGGGAATGTGGGCGCTGCTGGACAGCATCGGCAAGGCGGACCCCATGGAGTTGGCCCGCACCTTGGCAGGGGAGGTCGGCAAGCGGCTTGAGCAGATGGACCGGGTCGCGGACGTCGTGCAGAAGGCCCGCTTCCAGCTCCGTCAGGCGAAGGCGCACGCCGACGCCAGCGAGATCATGGTCAACCCCGCCGCCGCAGCGCCCGACCTGGTGGCCGAGGCCGACGCCGTACTCGCCCAGGTGGACCCGGCTGCGGGCGACACCGAGCCGGAGACTCAGGCCGAGCCTGCCTCGGAGCCGGAGACCGAGGCCACCGCGGCCGCCGACGTGGAGCCCGAGAGCCTGGCGGAGCCGGAGGAGGACGACACCGAGGCCGAGGCGGTGGCCGAGCCGGTCGCCGTCGCGGCCTGACCTGTCCGTCCCGGGGCGGCCCCCAGAGGGCCGCCCCCTTCTCGATGGAGCCCCACAGTGATGAACGACATCCGGACCATGCGCAACATCAATCACAACCTGTTCGACGTGCCGGCCTCGGCCAACGCCCTTGAGGAGTACGACTCCGAGGTGGCCGAACTCGTCCGCGAGGCTGCGGCGCACCTGTTCAAGGCGCGCCGTGACAACGACGGGGCCGCCCTGAATGAGGCATACAACCTCACCCTGATCGCCGCCTCCGACCTCATGAAGGGTGCCGGTAGTTCGGTGTACGTGCGCACTCACCTCATGGTCACGGCCCGCCTGGTCGAGCTCGAAGCGGCGCTGCTCGCCGCCGAGGCCAAGTCCGCCAGCGAGTGAGGAGGCGACCGTGAAGATAGATCCCGACGTTCTCAAGGTCATCCGCTCCGCCACGGTCGACGGTCTGACGCTCCGTCTCGACGGCACGCTCGACCGCAAACTGTACGACCGGGTCAACCTGGCCCTTCAGGCGGTCGGCGGCACGTGGAACCGCTACCAGCGCGCCCACATCTTCCCCTTCGCTGCTGCCGACGCCATCGCGGGACTGCTTGCCACGGGCGAGGTAATCACCGACGTCGACCGCGGATACTTCCCCACGCCGAAGCTGCTTGTCGAGCAGCTCCTGGACCTGGCGGAACTCGAGGCCGATTGCGAGGTGTTGGAGCCGTCGGCAGGACGCGGCGCCATCGCCAAGGCCGCAGCTGCCCGCGGTGCCGTGGTCGACTGCATTGAACTCGACACCGCTCGCGCCGAGCACATCCGTGCCGGCGGCTACGCCCGCGAGGTCACGGCCGCCGACTTCTTTAGCGTGAAGGTTCAGCGCCGCTACCAGCGGGTCATCATGAACCCGCCGTTCGCTGACCGGCAGGACATCCGGCACGTCCAGCGGGCGTTGCGCTTCGTGCAGCCGGGCGGCCTG
The window above is part of the Streptomyces sp. NBC_00425 genome. Proteins encoded here:
- a CDS encoding ParB/RepB/Spo0J family partition protein, producing the protein MSHKYAALKMRQIHRNPNQPRKTFDEDALNELAESIKEHGLLQPIVVRKVAEGYELVAGERRFRANELADHITIEAKILLPEGESEISDMDSFKKAMAENLNREDMLPLEEARGFKKVLDEEEGATPASVAKAFSKSVQFVNQRLALLALRPEIQAAVDLGHIGTQAAVQIAALSKENQKAVFQDWKKGDKNDNQLVHIAYAMRKQEKAATQDSMVDVEEMTPEEKAERSRAQAKTKSDLDAIEGMWALLDSIGKADPMELARTLAGEVGKRLEQMDRVADVVQKARFQLRQAKAHADASEIMVNPAAAAPDLVAEADAVLAQVDPAAGDTEPETQAEPASEPETEATAAADVEPESLAEPEEDDTEAEAVAEPVAVAA
- a CDS encoding methyltransferase, with product MKIDPDVLKVIRSATVDGLTLRLDGTLDRKLYDRVNLALQAVGGTWNRYQRAHIFPFAAADAIAGLLATGEVITDVDRGYFPTPKLLVEQLLDLAELEADCEVLEPSAGRGAIAKAAAARGAVVDCIELDTARAEHIRAGGYAREVTAADFFSVKVQRRYQRVIMNPPFADRQDIRHVQRALRFVQPGGLVVAVMYGSLPYRSDRKAKDFRARVREARGTITELPDDAFPVGVSTVVVVIPVRESAPPSRFNPQAPRPEDFTARPAVAQQGLFLTDAPTAHGTTPLDGFEYGAAPWLKIDPNTDA